The segment tatttctaAAGCATATAATGGAGTAGGGGACCAAATTTGTTAAGTCTGAGAGGAATTAAAGGTTAAATGTGCAATATTCAATAATAAGTGAACTGAAGTTCACAATCAAAACTTTGTTTTCCaagaaaagtaaattaaaaaaacgaAAATTTTGGCGGGaaaatgttgaagcaactttgaAGTTGAGACCCAAAGGTTCAAAATTTTCGAAGAGAGGAAAAATGGCGGATTTTGAAGATGAAGAATTCCTATCTCAGGTCGCCGCAGCAGAAGCAGAAGCCCTTTCCACCGCTGCCAAGCGTCGCCGAATCTCTGCCACCGTAACCACTACCACTACCACCTCCGCGGTTACCACGCCAGAGTTCAAAGTCAATGTCAATAATAATGCCAGTGTGGAAGAAGGAGCTTATCTAGCGGTTCTGAAAGGGAACACAAGTGTTTTACTCCAACAAAAAGTATCGACAAATGCCTTTTCTACTCCGATTAACAACAAATACAAAGCAAATCCACCGACTGATGATTCTGTGAGCTTTCCTGAGAAGATATGTGCGTGTGGAATGGGTAGTTGCCTTGTACTCACTGCCAATACTGAGAAGAATCGCGGCCGTAAGTTCTACAGATGCCCTATGAGACAGGTACTACCACTTCAACATAATGTACAACACTTGCTTGCTACTAGATTTGTATCTGTACTTATTTTCTAGGTGATAAAGGTAAATAGTGTCTATCAATCAACGTAGGTTCTGGTTTTAACCTATTAGTTTTTGGTATGCTATTGTTAGTGCCAGAGTTTGAGTATCCGGACTTCGAGTACTGTTTAAATTTCTATTCTAATCCAGATCTGAATACTTTCTCAGGAGAATGGTGGTTGTGGATTCTTTCAGTGGTGTGACCAACCTCCGGTTACTGATTCTCTGACCACCCGAGGCCCGAGTTACTCTGTCAGTTCCACCTTCCCGGAACTTTCATGTCCATGTGGTTCTGGGACATGCCTAGTTCTGACAGCCAAAACAGGAAAAAATATTGGTCAGCAATTCTACCGATGCCCATTGTATCAGGTTTAGTATCACCTCCCTTTTCTGTTTTACCAGGTCTCTACATATCTCAATGAGATTAAATGTCTAACTACTTGAAATGCTTCACAATGCATAGACATGTACCTGTGTAGCATAGACTCTTTTGATTGCACAAAAGCCTTTAAATCATCCAGACCAGTTGATATGTTACCCTTAATTTCCTGCTTTATATAATGTCTTGATAAtgacaaaaaatcaaaattcagaAAGTAGTTCTAGGAGCTCATTGCTGTCTAGAATCAGTTGGGGTGAATAAACTGATCAAGTCTTTTGAGGGATGATTGGtttgaaggaaaagaaaagagtaaagtTGTTAACTGCAAAATAAAGAAGGCTCAAGTGGTCACTTGCAAGGTTTTGGCAGGTTAGGTGAACAGTTTTGTACTTAGGTTGTATTGGATAAATATTGTAAACAAATTTGTACAACTCAGATGGAAATTGGACATATATTGTAAACTAATTGTATTCAGGTGGTAATGAATAGAGTAATGTCAACAACACAAATCTTCAATAGTAGATTAGGGTGCGAGGATTGAGAACTAGGTATCTCAGGTGAAAA is part of the Solanum lycopersicum chromosome 1, SLM_r2.1 genome and harbors:
- the LOC101256221 gene encoding uncharacterized protein; translated protein: MADFEDEEFLSQVAAAEAEALSTAAKRRRISATVTTTTTTSAVTTPEFKVNVNNNASVEEGAYLAVLKGNTSVLLQQKVSTNAFSTPINNKYKANPPTDDSVSFPEKICACGMGSCLVLTANTEKNRGRKFYRCPMRQENGGCGFFQWCDQPPVTDSLTTRGPSYSVSSTFPELSCPCGSGTCLVLTAKTGKNIGQQFYRCPLYQGGCGFFKWCNDNTTNASFSNSSNSSQTYPKIDGSTNKINNSVASSFKCGNAGNWVKDCPQSSSQRSAADGGVQYSNSRTCFKCGKPGCWAKDCSSN